In Euphorbia lathyris chromosome 10, ddEupLath1.1, whole genome shotgun sequence, a single genomic region encodes these proteins:
- the LOC136208641 gene encoding pyruvate kinase 1, cytosolic isoform X1, with product MHSSHLLLEEPIRMASILEPSKASFFLAMTKIVGTLGPKSRSVDVISNCLKAGMSVARFDFSWGDAAFHQETLDNLKASVKSTKKLCAVMLDTVGPELQVINRSEQSISLLADAVVTLTPNQDQDASSDVLPINFDGLSKAVKPGDTIFVGQYLFTGSETTSVWLEVSEVKGDDVVCVIKNAATLAGSLFTLHVSQIHIDLPTLSDKDKEVISTWGVQNKIDFLSLSYTRHAEDVREARQYLSKLGDLSQTQIFAKIENVEGLTHFDEILQEADGIILSRGNLGIDLPPEKVFLFQKAALYKCNMAGKPAVVTRVVDSMTDNLRPTRAEATDVANAVLDGSDAILLGAETLRGLYPVETISTVGKICAEAEKVFNQDLYFKRTVKYVGEPMSHLESIASSAVRAAIKVKASVIICFTSSGRAARLIAKYRPTMPVLSVVIPRLKTNQLKWSFSGAFEARQSLIVRGLFPMLADPRHPAESTSATNESVLKVALDYGKTAGVIKSHDRVVVCQKVGDASVVKIIELED from the exons ATGCATTCCAGTCATCTGCTTCTTGAGGAGCCAATAAGGATGGCTTCAATACTGGAGCCATCGAAGGCT AGTTTTTTTCTGGCAATGACGAAGATTGTTGGGACTCTAGGTCCTAAGTCTCGATCAGTTGATGTTATTTCAAACTGCCTCAAGGCTGGAATGTCCG TGGCTCGGTTCGATTTTTCATGGGGTGACGCGGCGTTTCACCAGGAGACTCTAGATAACTTGAAAGCTTCTGTTAAAAGCACTAAGAAGCTCTGTGCT GTTATGCTGGATACGGTGGGTCCCGAATTGCAGGTTATCAACAGAAGCGAGCAATCCATATCTCTACTTGCAGATGCTGTTGTAACTTTAACTCCAAATCAAGATCAAGATGCCTCATCCGATGTACTTCCCATCAATTTTGATGGGCTATCCAAG GCAGTGAAGCCAGGAGACACCATTTTTGTCGGTCAATACCTGTTTACAGGAAGTGAAACTACATCCGTGTGGCTGGAG GTTTCTGAGGTGAAGGGTGATGATGTGGTTTGTGTTATTAAGAACGCGGCAACATTGGCGGGGTCGTTGTTTACTCTTCATGTCTCACAAATTCATATTGATCTACCTACCCTTTCCGATAAAGATAAGGAG GTAATAAGTACGTGGGGagttcaaaacaaaattgactTCCTATCGCTGTCTTACACACGGCATGCAGAAGATGTCCGTGAG GCCCGTCAGTACCTTTCTAAGCTGGGTGATCTGTCTCAGACTCAAATTTTTGCCAAGATTGAAAATGTGGAG GGATTAACACAttttgatgagatattacaagAAGCTGATGGAATTATTCTTTCTCGTGGGAATTTGGGTATTGATCTCCCTCCTGAGaag GTGTTCTTGTTTCAGAAAGCTGCTCTTTACAAGTGTAACATGGCTGGCAAGCCTGCAGTAGTAACTCGTGTTGTGGACAGTATGACGGACAACCTGAGGCCAACTCGTGCGGAAGCAACTGATGTTGCCAATGCTGTGTTGGATG GAAGTGATGCAATTCTTCTTGGTGCTGAGACTCTTCGTGGACTGTACCCTGTTGAAACCATTTCTACGGTTGGTAAAATTTGTGCTGAG GCAGAGAAGGTTTTCAATCAAGACTTGTATTTCAAGAGAACTGTCAAATATGTTGGAGAGCCAATGTCCCATTTGGAATCTATTGCTTCCTCAGCG GTGCGAGCTGCTATTAAAGTCAAGGCATCTGTCATTATTTGCTTCACTTCTTCAGGAAGAGCAGCAAG GTTGATTGCCAAGTACAGGCCAACAATGCCTGTTCTGTCTGTTGTCATCCCCCGACTTAAAACAAATCAACTGAAATGGAGCTTCAGCGGGGCTTTTGAA GCACGGCAATCACTCATTGTCAGAGGCCTGTTTCCTATGCTTGCTGATCCACGACATCCG GCGGAATCAACTAGTGCAACAAATGAGTCGGTCTTAAAAGTTGCTCTTGACTATGGAAAGACAGCTGGAGTTATAAAGTCACATGACAGAGTAGTTGTTTGCCAGAAAGTTGGAGATGCATCAGTGGTTAAAATTATTGAGCTTGAAGACTAA
- the LOC136208641 gene encoding pyruvate kinase 1, cytosolic isoform X2, giving the protein MHSSHLLLEEPIRMASILEPSKASFFLAMTKIVGTLGPKSRSVDVISNCLKAGMSVARFDFSWGDAAFHQETLDNLKASVKSTKKLCAVMLDTVGPELQVINRSEQSISLLADAVVTLTPNQDQDASSDVLPINFDGLSKAVKPGDTIFVGQYLFTGSETTSVWLEVSEVKGDDVVCVIKNAATLAGSLFTLHVSQIHIDLPTLSDKDKEVISTWGVQNKIDFLSLSYTRHAEDVREARQYLSKLGDLSQTQIFAKIENVEGLTHFDEILQEADGIILSRGNLGIDLPPEKVFLFQKAALYKCNMAGKPAVVTRVVDSMTDNLRPTRAEATDVANAVLDGSDAILLGAETLRGLYPVETISTVGKICAEAEKVFNQDLYFKRTVKYVGEPMSHLESIASSAVRAAIKVKASVIICFTSSGRAARLIAKYRPTMPVLSVVIPRLKTNQLKWSFSGAFEQFDMMAFPELLHSVQEVEKSL; this is encoded by the exons ATGCATTCCAGTCATCTGCTTCTTGAGGAGCCAATAAGGATGGCTTCAATACTGGAGCCATCGAAGGCT AGTTTTTTTCTGGCAATGACGAAGATTGTTGGGACTCTAGGTCCTAAGTCTCGATCAGTTGATGTTATTTCAAACTGCCTCAAGGCTGGAATGTCCG TGGCTCGGTTCGATTTTTCATGGGGTGACGCGGCGTTTCACCAGGAGACTCTAGATAACTTGAAAGCTTCTGTTAAAAGCACTAAGAAGCTCTGTGCT GTTATGCTGGATACGGTGGGTCCCGAATTGCAGGTTATCAACAGAAGCGAGCAATCCATATCTCTACTTGCAGATGCTGTTGTAACTTTAACTCCAAATCAAGATCAAGATGCCTCATCCGATGTACTTCCCATCAATTTTGATGGGCTATCCAAG GCAGTGAAGCCAGGAGACACCATTTTTGTCGGTCAATACCTGTTTACAGGAAGTGAAACTACATCCGTGTGGCTGGAG GTTTCTGAGGTGAAGGGTGATGATGTGGTTTGTGTTATTAAGAACGCGGCAACATTGGCGGGGTCGTTGTTTACTCTTCATGTCTCACAAATTCATATTGATCTACCTACCCTTTCCGATAAAGATAAGGAG GTAATAAGTACGTGGGGagttcaaaacaaaattgactTCCTATCGCTGTCTTACACACGGCATGCAGAAGATGTCCGTGAG GCCCGTCAGTACCTTTCTAAGCTGGGTGATCTGTCTCAGACTCAAATTTTTGCCAAGATTGAAAATGTGGAG GGATTAACACAttttgatgagatattacaagAAGCTGATGGAATTATTCTTTCTCGTGGGAATTTGGGTATTGATCTCCCTCCTGAGaag GTGTTCTTGTTTCAGAAAGCTGCTCTTTACAAGTGTAACATGGCTGGCAAGCCTGCAGTAGTAACTCGTGTTGTGGACAGTATGACGGACAACCTGAGGCCAACTCGTGCGGAAGCAACTGATGTTGCCAATGCTGTGTTGGATG GAAGTGATGCAATTCTTCTTGGTGCTGAGACTCTTCGTGGACTGTACCCTGTTGAAACCATTTCTACGGTTGGTAAAATTTGTGCTGAG GCAGAGAAGGTTTTCAATCAAGACTTGTATTTCAAGAGAACTGTCAAATATGTTGGAGAGCCAATGTCCCATTTGGAATCTATTGCTTCCTCAGCG GTGCGAGCTGCTATTAAAGTCAAGGCATCTGTCATTATTTGCTTCACTTCTTCAGGAAGAGCAGCAAG GTTGATTGCCAAGTACAGGCCAACAATGCCTGTTCTGTCTGTTGTCATCCCCCGACTTAAAACAAATCAACTGAAATGGAGCTTCAGCGGGGCTTTTGAA CAGTTTGACATGATGGCATTTCCAGAATTGCTGCATTCTGTTCAGGAGGTAGAAAAATCTTTGTAA